CGGCCGCATACAGCCCCTCGACCACCTTCGGCGTGACCTGCGCCACCGAGCCCAGGCGCGCGATCACGCGCGACAGCAGGATCACCGTGAGGTAGGCCTCGTTGCTCTGCACGCGCGGGTCCTTCAGCGGCAGGATCTCGTCGGCCGCCGTGGCCAGCCGCATCACGCCCTCGCGGTGAAGATCGCCCTCGGCATCCACGTAGCCGAGGGGCAGCGTGAACTCGTATTCGGTCTGGAACATGGCGCTCTCCCTGCCGCTATGCGCGTTCGACGCGCTCGCAGCTGACGGTCAGGCTGTCGAGCGAGACGTCGTTGCCCTTGGCGTTGAAGTCGGGCCCGTCGTACTTGCTGGGCCAGGCACTGAAGAAGTTCCAGCGCACCTTCTCCTGCCCCGCATCGTCCTGCAGGATGATCGAGCCGTTGCGCCGGTCGATGGTGCCGTTGATGGCGGCCAGGTGCCAGTCGTAGAGCTCGCGCGAATCCGTCACGCCCCACTTGAGCGTGATGTCGGGGTAGGAGATCTTTCCGGGCAGCTTGCGCACCGTCGCGGCCTCGCCGCCTTCGCGGTACTCGACCACCTCGATGTTCGAGCCGAAGCCGCTGCATTCGGAGAAGCCGGCCTGCACGATGCCATCGATCTCGACGAGAAATCGAAAGTTTCTGTAGGGGTCCTTTCTGGCCATGACCGTCTCTCCTATTCACCGGTGGTTTGCTGGATGCGGAAGATCACGAACTCGGCAGGCTTGGTGACCGCCACGCCGATCTCGGTGATGACCTGGCCGAGCTCGCGAAGGCTCGGCGGGTTGGTCTCCGCGTCGCACTTCACGTAGAAGGCCTGCTTGGGCGTCTCTCCGAACAGGGCGCCGTCGCGCCACTGGTTGTAGAGAAAGTCGCTCACCGAGCGGATGATTCGCTGCCACAGCGCCGGGTTGTTGGGCTCGAAGACGACGAACTGCGTGCCCTCGTCGATCGACTCCTTGAGAAAATTCATGAAGCGCCGGACGTTGAGGTAGGTGTACTCGCCGTTGCGCTTGCCGCCGAGCGTGCGCGCGCCGTACACCATGGGTGCGCCGCCGAAGGGCCGTATGACGTTGATGCCGTCGGGGTTCAACGCCTTCTGCTTGTCTTTGTCGATGGGGCGCTCCAGGTCGACGATGCCCAGCACCGCCTCGTTGGCCGGCGCCTTGTGCACGCCGCGTGCGGCATCGACGCGCGCCCAGATGCCGGCGACGTGTCCGCTCGGCGGCTGGTCGATGAGCTCGGGCTCCGCCCCGCCCGGCACGTACAGGGGGTTGAAGACCTTCAGCCATGGAAAGTAGATGGCCCCGTAGCTGAACTGGTCGGGGGTGGCCGGCCCGCCTACGGGCATCGGGCCGCCGTAGATGTCGGCCGGCGTGCTGTCCGAGGCCGGCAACTTGACGCCGTCGAGCAGCGCCACACGGTCCTGCATGTTGAAGCAGTGCGTCATGATCTGGACCTTGCGGGCGACCGGCTCGACGCCGGGCGCGGCGACGATCGCGATCTCGTCGAAGGGTTTCAGCTTGTCGAGCGACGGATCCAGATTCGCCATGTCGCCCGCGGCGACGGGCAGCACATAGCAGGCGGTGCCGCCGTTGTTGAAGAAGCCGAACACTGCCAGCGCCAGCGTGCGATTGGCGGTGGTGTAGATGGGCGTGGTGTCCGTCGGCGCGGCGCCCTTGATGAAGTTGGCGAACTCGGTCCAGTTGGTGAACTTCTTCGGCTTGCCGACGTCCGCAGGGTCGAGCCGGTCGGCCACGCCGATGAAGGCCGCCGTGCTGGTGCCGACGCCTGCGATCGGCCTGGCCAATGGTGGGACTTCTTCGACGTACACCCCAGGCGCTTCATAGTTAGGCATCGCTAGTTTCTCCTCGACTCAAGTCAGTTGAACGTCGTAGCCGCCCAGCGCGGGTGCCGGGACGACGATGGCCCGGTCCTGCGTCACTGCACCCGCCGTGACGCGCAGCGTGAAGTTGCCGCCCGGTATGGCCGACAACGAGAACCTGCCTTCGGCATCGGTGAGCGTGCTGCGGCCGCGCTCGACGATGCGCACGCTCGCGTTGGCGACCGGCGTCGTGGCCGCATCCCGCACCGTGCCGCCGATGCGGAAGAAAGGCGCGTCGAGATCGGCGCCGTCCGGCATGCTCTTCAGCTCGATGCCGCTGGTGATGACGCTCGGGTACTGCGCGGTGTCGAAGACCTTCAGCGACACGGTGATCGACACGAGGAGCGATGCCTTGATGCGGTTGCCGATCGCGGCCCAGAACTCCGCGGGGTTGCGCACGCCGTCGGGCTGCACCACCATCATCGGCAGCGGCGGCTTCTGGAGCTGCAGCTGCGGCGTGAGGAAGGCAGGCGGAATGAGGGGCGTGCCGGCGATCAGCTGCAGGACCTGGGCCAGCAGCTGGTGCTCCTGCTTGGGCAGGTCGGCGCCGCCCACAGGCCACGCGGTCACGAGATAGAGGCAACTGGCACGGTAGGCAGGCGGCTCGACGAGGGAATGCCCTCCGACCCGGCGCGTGACGCTTTCGCTGGACCGAAGCTCGAGGTTCTCGCGAACCTCGAACAGAAAGACATTCACCGTCGTCTGATCGATCGCGTAGGGATCGGTGGGCCGGTCGAAGCGGATCGCGGCGTCGCGCAAGGGCGGCGGAAGCCCGGGCTGCTTGAGGAAAGCCTCGAGGCTCTCGGTGACCTCATGAATCATCACGCCCCTCCACAGTCAGTGCTTCGACCTGCTGCAGGTAGGGGCCCAGCTCCGCGCCCGCCACGCGGCGTCCCGATTTCTCGATCTCGCGCCGCGCCGCCCACAGCAGGTGCTCGGTGCGAAGCTCGCCGCCGTCCGCGGCCGCCAGGAAGGCCGCAGCCACCGCGATGTTCTTCACCGCGCCGCCGGGCAGCTTGAACTGCGTGGCCATGAACTCGAGGTCGAGGTCCCTGCTGCGCGGTACCTGCGGCGGCCAGATGGACTGCCACAGGCGGCGCCGGCTCTCCTCGTCGGGAAAGGGAAACTCGACGATGAAGCTGAGCCGCCGCGTGAAGGCGGCGTCGAGGTTCTGGCGCAGGTTGGTCGCCAGCACGCTCAAGCCCTCGTGCTCCTCCATCTTCTGCAGCAGATAGGCGACTTCGATGTTGGCGTAGCGGTCGTGGGCGTCCTGCACCGTGGTCCGCTTGCCGAAGAGGGCATCGCACTCGTCGAAGAACAAGATCGCGTTACCCGCCCTTGCCGCGGAGAAGAGCCTGTCGAGGCTCTTTTCCGTTTCGCCGATGTACTTGCTCACGACCTGCGACAGGTCGATCTTGAAGAGCTCCAGCCCGAGATCGTTCGCGATCACCTCGACCGCCATCGTCTTGCCTGTCCCCGGCGGCCCTGTGAAAAGCGCGCTCAGGCCCTTGCCGAGCGAGAGCTTGCGGTCGAAGCCCCAGTCGCCGTAGACCACGTGCCGCAGGCGCGCCTGCCGGCACACCTCCTTCAGCTGTCCGATCTGGTCGGCGGGAAGCACCAGGTCGCGCCAGCCGTAGCAGGGCTTGATCTTCTGCGCAAGGGTGCCGGGATCGCGTGCGATCTGCAGCCGTGCGGCCTGCGCCAGCATGGAGAGGTCGGCACGCGTGCCGGCCAGTGCCGCCTGCCGGGCCGCATCGCCGGCGGCAGCGCGGATCTGCGCATTGCCGAGCCCATAGCGCGAGGCCAGCTCGTCGATGCCGCGGTCGTCCAGTTCGATGTGGCGCTCGCGCAGCTCGGTGCCCCATTGGGTCCGGCGTTGCGCGAAGGTCGGCGTGGCGATCGCGATCGTCGCCAGGGTCGTGAAATGCGCGCCGCAAGGGCGCTCCCCTGCCGCCACGATGACCTGGGCCGTGTCCTCCAGGCCGGCTTGCAATGCCCTCGCTTCGCCGCTCTTCTCTGGCGCGAGCAGTGCATCGAAGTCGGAGAGATAGAGGACGGCATCGAGCATCCGGGCCTCGCGCAGCAGCGGGTCGAGCGCGGCATCGAAGTCGCTGCCGAGCGCTGTCATCCTGCCGAGGTCCACGGCGAGCAGCGGCCTGCGAAGCCTGGCGGCAAGCCTGGCCGCCGCGCCGTCCTTCGCCGCGCCGGCCGGCCCTTCGAGATAGAAGTGCAACCTTTCGCGGGCATCCAGCGCACGGGCCAGGGCACGGTCGAACGGATCGGTGTCCGAAGCTCGGGGTTCGGTGGGCATCGCCTCCAGCCGCGCGAACGACGCCAGCCGCGCATCGAGGCCGGGCTGTCCCAGCAGGAAGCGCACCACGGACTCCTCGAGCTTCAGATGGTGCGCCAGCAATGGCGGGACCGGGCCACCGCCGTCAGGCACCAGCTGCAGCAGCTTGTGGCGCACGAGCGGTGCGTCGCCGGCCAGCCGCCGGCGGCCGACGATCTTTGCCTCGCGCGATGCGCACAGGAGATTCAGGGCCAGGTCCACGGTGGGTCGCCGGCGCGTCACATCATCCTGCAGGTAAGCGAAGAGCCGCTCGTATCGGAGATCGACCTCCGGCGCGAGCGCGATAAGCAAGAAGTCCAGGTCGATCGCGTCGAGGCCGAAGGCATCCCGCAGCCACGGAAAGCGCGAGCCCGCCGGCATCGACGTGCCATCGGGTTCGCCGCCTGCGAGGGAGGGCTCGCCGGGGCTGCGCCGAATGAGGCGCTGCACGTCGTCCGCCGTGATGTAGAGACCGCGATAGGGTTCCGCCTGCCCGGCCGGGGCGGAGGAGGCTGCGTCGGCCGCGGTGGTGGCCCGCTCCAGCATGCGATCGAGCCGGCCGAGCGCGACCCACAAGCCTTCCAACTGAAAGTCGGGGACGGCGGTCAATGCAAGCTCCTGGATGACGATGTGCGGGCTCGGGCTGGGCGCACGGCTCGATAGACCGTCAGGCCATCGGCGCAGCTCCAGGCTTCGATGCGGCCGCTCGCGAGCAGGCTCTCCAGGGCTGCGGCCACATCGCGGCGCGCGTCGTCGCGGCGCTGGCGCACCAACCACCAATCGCAGATGCCTTCGAGCGAATCGCAGGCATCGGGATGGGCGGTGATATAGCGCAGGATGGTCTGCGCCACTTCCTCGATCGACGATGAACAGGATGCCACGGCCAGCATGCTCCAGTTGAAGGTAGCCGCTAGATGCGCAAAGCGTGCCAGCCAAGCGCAGCGCGCAAGTGCTTGATTTGCCAGTGTTTTGGCGGGCGCCCTCGCCGAGCGGCGAGTGCAAGGCGACACAGGCCTCGCGGCGGATTTCGATGAGCCGCTGCCCGGTTCGCCCTTGCGCGGCCGCGCGATCGAGGGCCCCGTGTCGGCAACGACACGGCGTTGCGGAAACTACACGGCCTCCAATACCCCATTTGGATGATGTTCACGCTCAGCGCGCGTTCCTAGAATCGCCGGTCGATCGACTGGCTCGATCGAAAGGAGCACCAGCATGGACGAAGGCTGTTCTCTCGAACATGCACAGGCCAGGGCCGGCATCGTGGGCGCGTCCCATAGCTTCAAGACGGCCATCTCGCTGATGATGCGCTACACGTCGTGCAATGCGCCGGTGCTCATCGTCGGAGAAAGCGGAACCGGCAAGGAACTCGTCGCCCGCGCCACGCACTACCTGGGCTCGCGTCGTGACAAGCCTTTCATCCCGGTCAATTGCGGCGCACTGCCTGACGCGCTCATCGAAAGCGAGCTGTACGGTCATGCGCGCGGCGCTTTCACCGATGCCAGTCGCGCACGGCGCGGTCTTGTCCGTCAAGCCGACGGAGGGACGCTCTTCCTCGACGAGGTCGAAGCACTCACGCCGCGCGGGCAGGTTACGCTGCTGCGCTTTCTCCAGGACGCTTCATTCAGGCCAGTCGGCGAGGACCAGGTGCAGCACGCCAACGTTCGCGTCATCGCCGCGTCCAACACCGACCTGCGCGAGCTGGTGCAGCGCGGTGACTTCCGTGCCGATCTCTTCTTTCGACTCGATGTCCTTCGCGTCGAACTGCCGCCGCTGCGTGCGCGCCCAGACGACCTCGACTTGCTGGTGCCCCACCTTCTGAAGAAGGCAGCACGCACGACCGGAGGTCCTCCCAGGTCAATGAGCAGGGCAGGGTTCGAGCTTCTGCGTGCGTTCGCGTGGCCGGGCAACGTGCGTGAACTCGAGCACACCCTGCTGAGGGCCTACCTCAGCAGCAGCGGCCTATGCATCGAGGCCGATGCGCTGCTAGCGAGCGCGCCCGCGCTGGCACATGGCGACGCCGCAGCGGCGGGCACGGTCGTTGCCTCGTGCTCGTCCCTGCGCGAAGCGAAGCGCTCGGCGCTCAGGGTCATCGAGCGCCGCTTCGTGGAAGAAGCGCTGGCCATGACCAACGGAAACATCAGCGAGGCGGCGCGGCTGTGCGACATGCAGCGCGCCTCTCTGAGCAAGCTCGCGAAGAAGTACGCGATTCGATGGCCGGTGTGCTCGAATGCCGAGACGACATCCCGCGAGGCAAATCCATGACAGGCCTGACTGGGACTGCATCGACGCGCGGCGTTGCGAGTGCGTCGAAATGCGGTCAGCTCCGACCTCCGTAGGGGCTCCGTTCCAATCCCAGAGAGCAGTGACGCCATTGAGGCTCCCCTGGCGATCACCGTATGGGGCTGGCGTCTGGGTGGACGGCGCGCGCTGCATGTAGCCCAGGGAACGGGCGCGGATGTCCGCTTTCAGCAAGCCTCTATTCAGCCGGAGAGGGGCGCCAAGCCCCGCAATGGGGTAAATTGCCCTTTCCCATGAGCAGCAAGCACATCGTCCCCGTCTCCCAGATCGGCCGCGCGAGCCGCGGCGCGGCGCTGCCGGAGCACGCGGTGGCGGCGACCGGCGTGCTGCTCGACCGGCTCTCGCGTCCGCTTACCGACCTGCGCGTCAGCGTCACCGACCGCTGCAACTTCCGCTGCAGCTACTGCATGCCCAAGGAAGTCTTCGACAAGGACTACCAGTACCTGCCGCACAGCGCGCTCCTGAGCTTCGAGGAAATCACCCGGCTGGCGCGCATCTTCGCCACGCACGGCGTGCGCAAGATCCGGCTCACCGGTGGCGAGCCGCTGCTGCGCAAGAACCTCGAACTGCTCGTCGAACAACTGGCGGCGATCCGCACGCCCGAAGGCAAGCCCCTGGACCTCACGCTGACCACCAACGGCTCCCTGCTCGCCCGCAAGGCCGCGGCGCTCAAGGCCGCCGGGCTGCAGCGCGTCACCGTCAGCCTCGACGGGCTCGACGACACCGTGTTCCGCCGCATGAACGATGTCGACTTCCCGGTGGCCGAGGTGCTCGCCGGCATCGATGCGGCGCACGCCGCCGGCCTCGGTCCGATCAAGGTCAACATGGTCGTCAAGCGCGGCACCAACGAGCAGGAGATCCTGCCGATGGCGCGGCGCTTCCGCGGCACCGGCGTCGTGCTGCGCTTCATCGAATACATGGACGTCGGCGCCACCAACGGCTGGCGCATGGACGAGGTCCTGCCCTCGGCCGAGGTGCTGCAACGCATCGCCGAAGAGTTCCCCCTGGTGCCGCTCGACGCCACCGCCCCCGGCGAGACCGCCCAGCGCTGGGCCTACCGCGACGGCGGCGGCGAGATCGGCGTGATCAGCAGCGTGACCCAGGCCTTCTGCCACGACTGCACCCGCGCGCGCCTGTCGACCGAGGGCAAGCTCTACCTCTGCCTGTTCGCGACCAGCGGACACGATTTGCGGCCGCTGCTGCGCGGCGATGCCGACGATGCGCGGATCGCCTCTGCCATCGGCCACATCTGGCAGGGCCGGGCCGACCGCTACTCCGAGTTGCGCGCGCTGCGCGGCCCCGACACGGAGGCGGCCAGCGGTGCGCGCCGTGTCGAGATGAGCTACATCGGCGGATGAGCACCGCACGATGAGCGCTCCCGCCACCATCGCTGCCGGCGAGATCACCGGCCTCATCCTCGCCGGCGGCCGCGGCTCGCGCATGGGCGGGGTCGACAAGGGCCTGCAGAACTTCGACGGCACGCCGCTCGCGCTGCACGCGCTGATGCGGCTTCAGTCGCAGGTCGGCGAGCTGATGATCAACGCCAACCGCAACATCGCGGCCTACGAATCCTTCGGCGTGCCTGTCTGGCCCGACGGCCTCGCGGACTATGCCGGGCCGCTGGCGGGCTTCCTGACCGGGCTGGAGCGCTGCGAGACGCCCTACCTGCTCACGGTGCCCTGCGACACCCCGCTGTTCCCCCTCGACCTGGCCGCGCGCCTCGGCGAGGCGCTGCTCGCGCACGACGCCGAGATCGCCATGGTCAACGCCCCCGAGGCCGCGGCCGAAGCGGACGGCGCCTCGGCCCTGCGGCCGCAGCCCGTGTTCTGCCTGCTGCGCGCCACCCTGCTCGAAAGCCTGGTGCGCTTCACGCAGGAGGGCGGCCGCAAGATCGACCGCTGGACCGCCCAGCACCGCACGGCGCTGGTCCCTTTCGACCGTCCGGGCGATGCGCCCGACGCCTTCTTCAACGCCAACACGCTGGCCGAGCTGCACGCGCTCGAAAGCCAGCGACGCTGAACTGCTTACTCTCATGAGCCGCACGGCCGCTCCGAAGGCGAATAGCACCGCAGCCCGCAGGGCGGGGGTTTTTCAATGAGCCGCATTGCCGAGATCGCCGCCGAACTGGCCGGCTACGACCCCAAGGCCCTCGGCGTTGACGCGGTGCAGGGCTTCCTGGCCCGGCTCGCGCAATCGGCGGTCGTCACGCAGACCGAGCACATCGCGCTGCGCGACGCGCTCGGCCGTGTGCTGGCCGAGGACATCATCTCGCCCGTGAGCGTGCCGCCGCACGACAACTCGGCCATGGACGGCTTCGCCTTTGACGGCGCCCTGCTGCCGGCCGACGCCGCCAGCGACGCCTCGGTGAGCCTGCGCGTGGTGGGCACCGCGCTCGCCGGCACGGCCTGGCGCGGCACGCTGACGCCGGGCGACGCCGTCAAGATCATGACCGGCGCCGTGATGCCGGTCGGCCTCGACACCGTGGTCCCGCAGGAGTTCTGCTTCGTCGAGGGCGAACAGGTGCGCTTTCCCGCCAAGGCCCTGCGGCGCGGCGACAACCGCCGCCTGGCCGGCGAGGACCTGCAGCAGGGCCAGCCCGCCCTGTTGCGCGGGGAACGCCTGTCGCCCGCCGCGCTGGGCATGGTGGCCAGCCTCGGCTTGGCCGGGGTGCCGGTGCTGCGCCGGCTTCGCGTGGCCTACTTCTCCACCGGCGACGAGATCCTGAGCCTGGGCGAGCTGCCGCGCGAAGGCGCGGTCTACGACAGCAACCGCTACACCGTGTTCGGCCTGCTCACGCGCCTCGGCTGCGAGGTGATCGACCTGGGCCTGGTGCGCGACGACCCCGCCGCGCTGGCCGACACGCTGCGCCGCGCCGCGACCGAGGCCGACGCGATCATCACCAGCGGCGGCGTCAGTGTCGGCGAGGCCGACCACACGCGTGCCGTGATGCAGCAGCAGGGCGACATGGCCTTCTGGCGGGTGGCGATGCGCCCGGGCCGGCCGATGGCGGTGGGCCTCATTCCGAGGCAGCGCGAGGCCGGCGGCACGGCCGTGCTGTTCGGCCTGCCCGGCAACCCGGTCGCGGTGATGGTCACCTTCCTCGCCTTCGTGCGGCCGGCCCTGCTGCGCATGATGGGCTGCCACGAACGGGGCTGCGCGCCGCCGCCGCTGCTGCGGGCGAAGAGCGTGGCCGCAATCCGCAAGAAGCCCGGCCGCACCGAATACCAGCGCGGCCGCGTCGAGCCGCAGCCGGGCTCGCTCCCCGAGGTGCGCATCGCCGGCAACCAGGGCTCGGGCGTGCTCAGCTCGATGGTCGAGGCCAATGGCCTGGTCGTGCTCCACCACGCGCAGGGCAGCGTCGAGCCCGGCGACCAGGTCGACGTGATGATGTTCGAGGGTGTGATCTAGGATTGCGACCCGGAGGGCCGCGCAGGAGACGCGCATGCTCGCAGCCAGAATCGAGTTGATGCAGCAGATGCCGATCTTCGGCGCCATCGACGCCGCGACCATCGAGTTCCTGCTCGAGCCCGCGCCGGTGGTCCAGGTCGCTGCCGGCGACTACTTCTGCCGCGAGGGCGACCTGCCCGACGGCATGTACGTGCTCGAGCGCGGCCGCGTGACCGTGTCGAAGAGCTGGGAAGACCAGCGCCTGCTGCTGCGCCGGCTCGGGCCGGGCGACTGCTTCGGAGAGATGGCGCTCCTGGACCTGTTCCCGCGCAGTGCTTCGATACGCGCCGACGAGGACTGCAGCGCCATCCGGATCACGCCCGACAACCTGCTGCGCCTGTTCGAGCACGATGCCGCGCAGTTCGCGCTGATCCAGATGAACATCGGCCGCGAGATCAGCCGCCGCCTGCGCTACACCGACGAGCTGTTGTTTCGCGCCCGCATGGGCGAAGTGCTGGAGGCGCCGGAACGCCTCGTCACGCGACCGGCCGGACTGTAGAAGCTAGAGCCGCCCGAGCGCCCGCTCCACGCCCTTGTTGGCCAGCATGTCGGCACGTTCGTTGCCCACATCGCCCGAATGCCCCTTGACCCAGCGCCATTCGATCTGGTGCCCGCCTTCGGACACCAGCTTGTCCAGCTCCTTCCACAGCTCCACGTTCTTCACCGGCTGCCTGGTCGAGGTCAGCCAGCCCTTGGCCTTCCAGCCGCGGATCCATTCGGTGATGCCCATGCGCACGTACTGGCTGTCCAGGTAAAGGATCACCTTGCAGGGCCGCTTGAGCGCGCCCAGGCCCTCGATCACCGCCTTGAGCTCCATGCGATTGTTGGTGGTGTTGAGCTCGCCGCCGAAGAGCTCCTTCTCGGTGGCCCCGGACTTGAGCCAGGCTCCCCAGCCTCCGGGGCCCGGGTTACCCTTGCAGGCCCCGTCGGTGTAGATCTGCACTTCGGTCAAGAACCGCTTCCTTGTCGTTGTCGTGATCGGTGATGGGGGTGGTGATGGCCCCGGTGTACCTTGCCGGCGATGGGCACCGGCGCGCTCGCGCGCTGCGCCGCCCGGCGCCAGTCGGCGGACAGCAGCCGCATGCCGCGCACCCGCTTGACGGCGACCAGGAAGTACACGGCGCCGAAGATCGGCCACCAGCGCTCGCCAAGAGTGTCGAACCATCGGCAGCGCTCGAGCCAGGCCTCGCTGCGCACCGCCGGCCGGTAGATGCCGAAGTCCCCCGATTCGACCTCGAAGCTCAGGAGGCGCAGCCAGTCGCGCATGCGCCTGTAGCCGATGAAGTCGCCCGAGTCGGGCAGGAACAGCTCGCCGAAGCCCAGCCGCCGGTACAGGTGCGCACGCCACTGGCGCATGCCCCACAGGCTGGCCGGGTTGAGCCCGCAGATCACCACGCGGCCCTCCGGCACCAGCACGCGCTCGACCTCGCGCAAGGTGCCGTGCGGGTCGTGGCTGAGCTCCAGCGCATGCGGCAGCACCACCAGGTCGAGGCTGTTGGCCGAGAACGGCAGCGCCGTGAAGTCGGTGAACAGCGCCGCGCTATTTGTGGCGACCGCAGGGTCGTCCAGGGCCAGCCAGCGATGCGGCATGCGGTTGGTGCGCAGGCCGTCGACCTCGGCCACGCCGAGCTGCAGCGCGTGGTAGCCGAAGACGTCCGCCACCGCCTGGTCGAAGCGCGACTGCTCCCACGCCAGCAGGTAGCGGCCTGGAGGGGTCTGGAACCACTCGTGCAAACCTATAATTTGACCGCTCATGAAGCTCGTTCCACTGCCCGCCTTCGCCGACAACTACATCTGGATGCTGCAGGATGGGCACAACGCGATCGTGGTCGACCCGGGAGATGCCGCGCCGGTCTTCGATGCGCTCGCTCGCGGCCATCTGCAGTTGGCCGCGATTCTAGTCACGCACCATCATGCCGATCACACCGGCGGTGTCGCGGCCTTGCGCAACGCCACCGGCGCGCCGGTCTTCGGCCCTGCGCGCGAAGCGATTCCCGAGCCCCTGACGCGCCTCGCCCAGGGCGACCATGCCGAGGTCCTGGG
Above is a window of Variovorax sp. RA8 DNA encoding:
- a CDS encoding class I SAM-dependent methyltransferase; translated protein: MHEWFQTPPGRYLLAWEQSRFDQAVADVFGYHALQLGVAEVDGLRTNRMPHRWLALDDPAVATNSAALFTDFTALPFSANSLDLVVLPHALELSHDPHGTLREVERVLVPEGRVVICGLNPASLWGMRQWRAHLYRRLGFGELFLPDSGDFIGYRRMRDWLRLLSFEVESGDFGIYRPAVRSEAWLERCRWFDTLGERWWPIFGAVYFLVAVKRVRGMRLLSADWRRAAQRASAPVPIAGKVHRGHHHPHHRSRQRQGSGS